A region of Mammaliicoccus sp. Dog046 DNA encodes the following proteins:
- a CDS encoding aminodeoxychorismate/anthranilate synthase component II, which translates to MIMMIDNHDSFTYNIIEYIKVITNNSDICVLKSEEVTFDKMKDINPKVIIISPGPGHPDDYVNLKSSIIEVYKDIPILGVCLGFQLLISAFGGNVIKGLRPIHGHTTSISHDGEGIFEDLPQSFQVTRYHSLIADKNQIPEDFIVTAYSEDDIPMAIRHRSLPIEAVQYHPESILSEFGMEQFANFLRKVGVEVEDTYTV; encoded by the coding sequence ATGATAATGATGATCGATAACCATGATTCATTTACATACAATATCATCGAATATATTAAAGTGATTACCAACAATAGTGATATTTGTGTGTTGAAATCTGAAGAAGTGACATTTGATAAAATGAAAGACATAAACCCAAAAGTGATTATTATCTCTCCTGGACCAGGACATCCAGATGATTATGTGAATTTAAAATCTTCTATAATCGAAGTTTATAAAGATATACCTATCTTAGGCGTGTGTTTAGGGTTTCAATTATTGATATCTGCATTTGGTGGCAATGTCATTAAAGGATTACGTCCAATACATGGACATACGACAAGTATTAGTCATGATGGGGAAGGTATTTTTGAAGATTTGCCACAGTCATTTCAAGTAACGCGTTATCATTCATTAATTGCAGATAAAAATCAGATCCCGGAAGATTTTATTGTCACTGCGTACAGTGAAGATGACATTCCTATGGCGATACGTCATCGTTCATTACCGATTGAAGCAGTACAATATCATCCGGAATCTATTTTAAGCGAATTTGGGATGGAACAATTTGCAAACTTCTTAAGGAAGGTAGGCGTTGAAGTTGAAGACACATATACAGTATAA
- the queC gene encoding 7-cyano-7-deazaguanine synthase QueC produces MSETLKNEKALVVFSGGQDSTTCLFYAKAHFKEVELVTFQYGQRHDLEIKVAESIAQEQGLKHHLLDMSLLSQLSPNALTDHSMTIENDENGIPNTFVPARNLLFLSFAGALAYQIGAKHIITGVCETDFSGYPDCRDSFIKSMNLSLNLSMDKDFVIHTPLMWLNKKETWALSDQLGALDYVREKTLTCYNGVMSDGCGECPACQLRKQGLDQYLETKGSL; encoded by the coding sequence ATGTCAGAAACATTAAAAAATGAAAAAGCACTCGTTGTATTTAGTGGTGGACAAGATAGTACGACGTGTCTTTTTTATGCAAAAGCACATTTCAAGGAAGTTGAGTTAGTCACTTTTCAATATGGACAGAGACATGACTTAGAAATTAAAGTTGCCGAAAGTATCGCTCAAGAACAAGGATTAAAGCATCATTTACTTGATATGTCTTTACTTTCACAATTGTCACCAAATGCATTAACAGATCATTCTATGACAATTGAAAACGATGAGAACGGTATACCTAATACATTTGTTCCTGCAAGAAATTTATTATTCTTATCTTTTGCTGGGGCACTCGCTTATCAAATCGGCGCAAAACATATTATTACAGGTGTATGTGAAACTGATTTTAGTGGATATCCAGATTGTAGAGATAGTTTCATTAAATCAATGAACTTATCATTAAACTTATCTATGGATAAAGACTTTGTGATTCACACACCTCTTATGTGGTTAAATAAAAAAGAAACTTGGGCACTAAGTGATCAATTAGGTGCACTTGATTATGTAAGAGAAAAAACACTGACTTGTTATAATGGTGTTATGAGTGATGGCTGTGGAGAATGCCCAGCATGCCAATTAAGAAAACAAGGTCTTGACCAATACCTCGAAACGAAAGGAAGTTTATAA
- the queD gene encoding 6-carboxytetrahydropterin synthase QueD, which yields MLQQIYPSVQHPYAFELNKDFNFSSAHYIPFDEAGKCKNIHGHTYFVNLTIAGNELDKMGFLVNFSELKTLIHKRYDHKLLNDFDEFKDHSPSTEQVAQTIYKIVQESLDQRDNKPQCVQVFVRETPTSYVVYRPVNQGDNHA from the coding sequence ATGCTACAACAAATATACCCTAGCGTACAACATCCATATGCTTTCGAATTAAATAAAGATTTTAACTTTTCTAGTGCACACTACATTCCATTTGATGAAGCTGGTAAATGCAAAAACATTCACGGGCATACTTATTTTGTTAACTTAACTATTGCAGGTAACGAATTAGATAAGATGGGATTTCTCGTAAACTTTAGCGAATTAAAAACGTTAATACACAAACGTTATGATCACAAATTACTTAATGATTTTGATGAATTTAAAGATCATAGCCCTTCTACAGAACAAGTTGCACAGACGATATATAAAATCGTACAAGAATCTTTAGATCAACGTGACAATAAGCCACAATGCGTTCAAGTATTTGTAAGAGAAACACCTACAAGTTATGTTGTGTATCGTCCTGTAAATCAAGGAGATAACCATGCCTAA
- the queE gene encoding 7-carboxy-7-deazaguanine synthase QueE yields the protein MPKIPVLEMFGPTIQGEGAVIGKKTMFVRTSGCDYRCSWCDSSFTWDGSAKDDIRLLEPEEIIAELDALAPQRYQHVTISGGNPALIKNIGPLVEALNERNIQTALETQGSKFQSWMTQIDDLTISPKPPSSGMKPNLPILDDVISQCVEESLSLKVVVFDDDDYQFAKDIHARYPSIPFYVQVGNPYLDDRVSNHTEKLLEKYEALIDKVMNDTLNDIYVLPQLHTLLWSNKKGV from the coding sequence ATGCCTAAAATACCTGTACTAGAAATGTTCGGCCCAACAATACAAGGCGAAGGGGCAGTGATTGGTAAGAAAACGATGTTTGTCAGAACGAGTGGCTGTGACTACCGTTGTAGTTGGTGTGATTCAAGTTTCACTTGGGACGGCTCTGCTAAGGACGACATTCGTTTATTAGAACCCGAAGAAATCATCGCCGAATTAGATGCACTTGCGCCACAACGATATCAACATGTTACGATTTCTGGAGGAAATCCAGCATTGATTAAAAATATCGGTCCATTAGTTGAAGCGTTAAATGAAAGAAACATTCAGACTGCTTTAGAAACACAAGGATCTAAATTTCAATCGTGGATGACGCAAATTGATGACTTAACTATCAGCCCTAAACCACCAAGTTCAGGTATGAAACCAAACTTACCTATCCTTGATGATGTGATATCACAGTGTGTTGAAGAAAGTCTTTCATTAAAAGTCGTTGTATTCGATGACGATGACTATCAATTCGCTAAAGATATACATGCAAGATACCCGTCTATCCCGTTCTATGTACAAGTCGGAAATCCTTATTTAGACGATCGCGTTTCGAATCATACTGAAAAGCTACTAGAAAAATACGAAGCATTAATTGATAAAGTTATGAACGACACGCTCAATGACATATATGTATTACCTCAATTACACACATTGCTTTGGAGCAATAAAAAAGGCGTATAA
- a CDS encoding DUF1129 family protein translates to MTTRTTKQLIEENNIKRKQLNEEDLKVYENFLLYLRTDLRVSEHETEVILMDVLDHLLESVSNGSSAIEFFGHDVKGHADEILKALPNESRKAIFKMLYMGISYFYSIYFIITGLVLMFTNSKTPVISTLLLIIMVPIGGYIIIKLLYSGIQRYIFDQTKFKQYKEMLYSGVVVGILPALLMLVPYMIFKNKMLVDIPGWVFIALSLIIFIVYKLTKKKTK, encoded by the coding sequence ATGACAACAAGAACGACGAAACAATTGATCGAAGAAAATAATATAAAGAGAAAACAATTAAATGAAGAAGATTTAAAAGTTTACGAAAATTTCTTGTTATATTTAAGAACAGATTTAAGGGTAAGTGAACACGAAACTGAAGTGATATTGATGGATGTATTAGACCATTTATTAGAATCGGTTTCTAATGGCAGCTCTGCAATTGAATTTTTCGGTCATGATGTTAAAGGACATGCTGATGAAATATTAAAAGCATTACCGAATGAATCTCGAAAAGCCATTTTTAAAATGTTGTACATGGGGATTTCATATTTCTATAGTATTTATTTTATCATTACAGGTTTAGTATTAATGTTTACGAATAGTAAGACACCTGTTATCTCAACTTTATTGTTAATCATAATGGTACCAATTGGTGGGTACATCATTATCAAATTGTTATATAGTGGCATTCAACGATATATCTTCGATCAGACGAAGTTTAAACAATATAAAGAAATGCTGTATTCTGGTGTTGTAGTAGGTATATTACCTGCGCTATTAATGTTAGTACCGTATATGATTTTTAAAAATAAGATGCTGGTGGATATACCTGGATGGGTCTTCATTGCGCTTAGTTTAATCATATTCATTGTTTATAAATTAACGAAAAAGAAAACGAAATAA
- a CDS encoding PadR family transcriptional regulator has product MSIRTQMRKGLLDACILAIIETQPVYGYELSKILNERHFKDVSEGTIYPILLRLLNKQLIYSEFQTSEKGPKRKYYYITEDGKKELDTVKHEWNQMQAPINALLKKEY; this is encoded by the coding sequence ATGTCCATAAGAACACAAATGCGAAAGGGTCTGTTGGATGCGTGTATATTGGCAATCATTGAAACGCAACCCGTATACGGTTATGAACTGTCGAAGATATTAAACGAACGTCATTTTAAAGATGTGAGTGAAGGTACTATTTATCCTATTTTACTGAGGTTGTTAAATAAGCAGTTGATTTATAGTGAATTTCAAACGAGTGAAAAAGGACCAAAGAGAAAATATTATTACATCACTGAAGACGGAAAAAAAGAATTAGATACCGTTAAGCACGAATGGAATCAAATGCAAGCACCAATTAATGCTTTATTAAAAAAGGAGTACTAA
- a CDS encoding DUF1295 domain-containing protein has protein sequence MAFLVSINIILCIVLMSYNYVVMNKKKRINHYAISITIALNGLISFIIIKEINFITIAVTAMLLIWAFIHTWIQIKYAPNIIENQFFVLYIITIVFSMSLNIVYLDSKLSIYQSVPYFGVSLFIFGQIIAYLSLFTKAIEADGKRLAKMYQQGIYRYFIHPQLVGEVMFTLSLICMIVLTPHWFLLVPVFLFYITFILWQKLFKTTYYVSADS, from the coding sequence ATGGCATTTCTCGTTTCAATTAATATCATACTGTGTATCGTCTTAATGTCATATAACTATGTAGTCATGAATAAGAAAAAGCGTATCAATCATTACGCCATTTCAATAACAATTGCTTTGAATGGTTTAATATCCTTTATAATCATCAAAGAAATCAATTTCATCACGATCGCTGTAACAGCAATGTTACTTATATGGGCATTCATACATACATGGATTCAAATTAAATATGCTCCAAATATTATAGAAAACCAATTTTTCGTACTATATATCATTACAATTGTATTTAGCATGTCTTTAAACATTGTTTATTTAGACAGTAAACTTTCAATTTATCAATCTGTACCTTATTTCGGTGTCAGTTTATTTATTTTCGGACAAATCATCGCTTACCTTTCTTTATTTACGAAAGCAATTGAAGCAGATGGTAAACGATTAGCTAAAATGTATCAACAAGGTATATACAGATACTTTATCCATCCACAATTAGTAGGAGAAGTCATGTTCACCTTATCATTAATATGTATGATTGTACTTACACCACATTGGTTCCTTCTTGTCCCTGTATTTCTTTTTTATATTACTTTTATTTTATGGCAAAAATTATTCAAAACAACATACTATGTTTCGGCAGATTCATAA
- a CDS encoding GlsB/YeaQ/YmgE family stress response membrane protein yields the protein MGFILMLIVGGLIGWLAGVILGKDIPGGIIGNIIAGLIGSAIGGALLGDLGPVWGGVAIIPALIGSIILILVLSFILKLIRKK from the coding sequence ATGGGCTTTATATTAATGTTAATTGTAGGCGGTCTGATTGGTTGGCTAGCAGGTGTCATTTTAGGTAAAGACATTCCTGGTGGCATCATTGGTAACATCATCGCCGGTTTAATCGGTTCAGCAATCGGTGGCGCATTATTAGGTGATTTAGGTCCAGTATGGGGTGGCGTAGCAATTATACCAGCTTTAATTGGTTCAATCATTTTAATACTTGTACTATCATTCATCTTAAAATTAATTAGAAAAAAATAG
- a CDS encoding YwiC-like family protein — MKFKKPNQHGVWSMIIIPIAFGIAVSGFTFYHLLLYLGLLASYFMSDQIFFYLKKRKKDSGYLMTASIFLLIVIFSFIPIILYKRETLMIFILMVPLSLMNAYFAKNKKERAFTNDLIAVSIFCLFGVLSTILNVSITSIQIWFPVFILSFLYYFGTILYVKTMIREKKSALYKWSSWIYHLCLVVIGLMISPLIMVMYLPSLIRAVLLYGKNIKIMHVGIIEIVNSVFILIIGIIYLH, encoded by the coding sequence ATGAAATTTAAAAAGCCTAATCAACATGGCGTATGGTCGATGATTATCATACCGATTGCATTTGGTATCGCTGTAAGTGGTTTTACGTTTTATCATTTATTATTATATTTAGGTTTATTAGCATCATATTTTATGAGTGATCAAATCTTTTTCTATTTAAAGAAACGAAAAAAAGATTCAGGCTATTTGATGACAGCGAGTATATTTTTACTAATAGTAATATTCTCGTTCATTCCAATTATATTGTACAAACGAGAGACGTTAATGATTTTTATATTAATGGTGCCACTTTCGTTAATGAACGCTTACTTTGCAAAAAATAAAAAAGAACGTGCATTTACAAATGATTTAATTGCTGTGTCCATCTTTTGTTTGTTTGGTGTTTTGAGTACAATATTAAATGTTTCAATCACATCAATTCAAATATGGTTTCCTGTTTTTATTTTAAGTTTCCTTTATTATTTTGGAACTATTTTATATGTTAAAACAATGATTAGAGAAAAGAAATCAGCACTGTATAAGTGGAGTTCTTGGATATATCATTTATGTCTAGTAGTAATTGGACTAATGATCAGTCCATTGATAATGGTGATGTATCTGCCTAGTTTAATTAGAGCTGTACTGTTGTATGGTAAAAATATAAAAATCATGCATGTAGGTATAATAGAGATAGTTAATTCAGTTTTCATATTAATCATTGGAATTATTTATTTACATTAA